One Mycobacteroides salmoniphilum DNA segment encodes these proteins:
- a CDS encoding DUF3039 domain-containing protein, which yields MDTQTIERPDTTVDESTDSDTPKVFHYVKKDKIVESAVMGNHVVALCGEVFPVTRSAKPGSPVCPDCKRIYEMMKKGD from the coding sequence ATGGACACGCAGACGATCGAGCGTCCGGACACCACCGTCGACGAGAGCACAGACAGTGATACACCGAAGGTTTTCCACTACGTCAAGAAAGACAAGATCGTGGAGAGCGCCGTCATGGGAAACCATGTGGTGGCCCTGTGCGGTGAGGTTTTCCCCGTTACCCGGTCGGCCAAGCCCGGCTCCCCGGTGTGCCCGGATTGCAAGCGCATCTACGAAATGATGAAGAAGGGCGACTA
- a CDS encoding DUF3099 domain-containing protein translates to MRKELSFDDDGHPVLITAAAVSVEEQHRARVRRYLTLMAFRFPALLGSAWAYSVWHNGWISLAILAASIPLPWMAVLIANDRPARKAEEPRRYGPQEHRHSLFPTAERRAIDPAPPPQPRTPAEGSADPS, encoded by the coding sequence ATGAGAAAAGAGCTGTCGTTCGATGACGACGGCCATCCGGTACTCATCACGGCGGCCGCGGTCTCGGTCGAAGAACAGCACCGCGCCCGGGTACGCCGCTATTTGACGCTGATGGCGTTCCGGTTCCCGGCCCTGCTGGGATCCGCTTGGGCCTACAGCGTGTGGCACAACGGCTGGATCTCGCTGGCGATCTTGGCGGCGTCGATCCCACTGCCCTGGATGGCGGTGCTCATCGCCAACGACCGCCCTGCCCGCAAGGCCGAGGAGCCACGTCGGTACGGGCCCCAGGAACACCGTCATTCGCTGTTCCCCACCGCTGAGCGCAGAGCGATTGATCCCGCTCCTCCGCCGCAACCGCGCACCCCGGCGGAAGGGTCAGCTGACCCGTCTTAG
- a CDS encoding sigma-70 family RNA polymerase sigma factor: MANATTRPARTIESEDLDAQSPAADLVRVYLNGIGKTALLTAEDEVELAKRIEAGLYAQHLLDTKKRLGEARKKDLAVIVREGSAARSHLLEANLRLVVSLAKRYTGRGMPLLDLIQEGNLGLIRAMEKFDYAKGFKFSTYATWWIRQAITRGMADQSRTIRLPVHLVEQVNKLARIKRELHQRLGREASDEELSEESGIPVEKIGDLLDHSRDPVSLDMPVGTDEEAPLGDFIEDTEAMSAENAVIAELLHSDVRSVLGTLDEREQQVIRLRYGLDDGQARTLDQIGKLFGLSRERVRQIEREVMTKLRHGDRAERLRSYAS, from the coding sequence ATGGCAAACGCCACCACCCGTCCGGCTCGTACCATCGAGTCCGAGGATCTGGACGCCCAGAGTCCAGCCGCGGACCTTGTACGGGTCTATTTGAACGGCATCGGCAAGACTGCGCTGCTGACGGCGGAGGACGAAGTCGAGCTCGCCAAACGGATCGAGGCGGGGTTGTACGCCCAGCACCTTCTGGACACCAAGAAACGCCTCGGCGAAGCCCGCAAGAAGGATCTGGCCGTGATCGTGCGTGAAGGCAGCGCGGCACGCAGCCACCTGCTGGAGGCCAACCTGCGCCTGGTCGTTTCGCTCGCGAAGCGCTACACCGGTCGCGGGATGCCACTGCTCGACCTCATCCAGGAGGGCAACCTGGGCTTGATCCGCGCGATGGAGAAGTTCGACTACGCCAAGGGGTTCAAGTTCTCGACATACGCCACCTGGTGGATTCGTCAGGCCATCACCCGCGGTATGGCTGATCAGAGCCGCACCATCCGCCTTCCCGTGCACCTGGTGGAGCAGGTGAACAAGCTGGCTCGCATCAAGCGCGAACTGCACCAGCGACTCGGCCGCGAGGCCAGCGATGAGGAATTGTCGGAGGAGTCCGGCATTCCCGTGGAGAAGATCGGGGATCTGCTGGACCACAGCCGCGATCCGGTGAGCCTGGACATGCCGGTCGGCACCGACGAGGAAGCACCTCTGGGTGACTTCATCGAGGACACCGAGGCGATGTCCGCGGAGAACGCCGTCATCGCCGAGCTGCTGCACTCGGACGTGCGCAGCGTGCTGGGCACTCTCGACGAACGCGAGCAGCAGGTCATCCGGCTCCGGTATGGACTCGACGACGGCCAGGCCCGCACGCTGGATCAGATCGGCAAGCTGTTCGGGCTGTCTCGCGAGCGGGTGCGTCAGATCGAGCGCGAGGTCATGACGAAACTGCGCCACGGCGATCGCGCGGAGCGCCTGCGTTCGTACGCGAGCTAG
- a CDS encoding metal-dependent transcriptional regulator, translating to MNDLVDTTEMYLRTIYDLEEEGVVPLRARIAERLEQSGPTVSQTVARMERDGLLNVAGDRHLELTDKGRALAVSVMRKHRLAECLLVDIIGLPWEDVHAEACRWEHVMSEDVERRLLTVLNNPTTSPFGNPIPGLSELGVAANRSENASAVRLTEIAGGSQVAVVVRRLAEHVQADTDLLTRLKDAGIVPNARVTVESSPEGVIIVIPGHESVELPHEMAHAVMVEKV from the coding sequence GTGAACGATCTTGTCGATACGACAGAAATGTATCTGCGGACGATCTACGACCTTGAAGAAGAGGGCGTCGTGCCGCTGCGGGCGCGTATCGCCGAACGGCTGGAGCAGAGCGGGCCGACCGTCAGTCAGACGGTGGCGCGGATGGAGCGCGACGGCCTGTTGAACGTCGCCGGAGACCGCCACCTTGAACTCACCGATAAGGGCCGCGCACTCGCGGTGTCGGTGATGCGCAAGCATCGGCTGGCCGAATGCCTGCTGGTCGACATCATCGGACTGCCCTGGGAGGACGTACACGCCGAGGCGTGCCGCTGGGAGCACGTCATGAGCGAGGACGTCGAGCGCCGACTGCTCACGGTGCTCAACAACCCGACCACCTCGCCGTTCGGTAACCCCATTCCCGGGCTGTCCGAGCTGGGTGTCGCCGCCAACCGGTCCGAAAACGCGAGCGCGGTGCGGCTCACCGAGATTGCCGGGGGCTCACAGGTTGCCGTGGTGGTGCGCCGCCTGGCTGAGCACGTCCAGGCCGATACCGATCTGCTGACGCGTCTCAAGGACGCCGGCATCGTGCCCAATGCGCGCGTCACCGTGGAGTCCTCCCCCGAGGGCGTCATCATCGTCATTCCCGGTCACGAAAGTGTCGAGCTGCCCCACGAGATGGCTCATGCCGTCATGGTGGAGAAGGTCTAG
- a CDS encoding DUF4192 domain-containing protein, producing MTSLIPGTPGRPDFRLNRPSALIAALPAMLGFIPEDSLVVVTLADGLVEAILRRDLDDLDDPDNAALAILAEVLGPGPADAVIAVVISADLGERESGDIIRRLARHLEHQGISLIAGHTVDRVSPQGWWRCYDGCGAGGPVDDPDCSPLTAAAVLAGRTVHRRREDLVALIAPTDTRRTCALAASLRRPPRGQADDAAADRRAVNRVMRAACRTAEFRPLSNRELLSIARSLTVVRVRDTVCALAVGVLADDVERLWLALSRLLPAPWRAAALVLFGFSAYVRGDGPLAGVALEAALIVEPEHRLGQLLMSALRAGMRPDEIRTLADTGFRLAHELGISLPPRSIQGSGGGC from the coding sequence ATGACATCGCTGATTCCCGGGACCCCCGGTCGCCCCGACTTTCGATTGAACCGGCCCTCCGCCCTGATTGCCGCACTACCGGCGATGTTGGGGTTCATTCCCGAAGATTCCCTCGTCGTCGTCACGCTTGCCGATGGGCTGGTCGAGGCGATACTGCGCAGGGATCTGGACGATCTGGACGACCCCGACAACGCGGCGCTCGCGATACTGGCGGAGGTGTTGGGTCCCGGGCCGGCCGACGCGGTGATCGCGGTGGTTATCAGCGCGGATCTGGGTGAACGGGAGTCCGGCGACATCATCCGTCGGTTGGCCAGACATCTTGAGCATCAAGGTATTTCGTTGATCGCCGGCCACACGGTGGACCGGGTGTCTCCGCAGGGATGGTGGCGCTGCTACGACGGATGTGGTGCCGGCGGCCCCGTCGACGATCCGGACTGCTCACCGCTGACCGCCGCCGCGGTACTGGCAGGCAGGACGGTGCACCGCCGCCGAGAGGACCTCGTGGCGCTGATCGCTCCCACGGACACTCGCCGCACCTGTGCGCTGGCCGCATCCTTGCGGCGCCCGCCGCGGGGGCAGGCCGACGACGCCGCAGCGGACCGGCGCGCCGTGAATCGAGTGATGCGGGCGGCGTGCCGGACGGCAGAATTCCGTCCACTGTCCAACCGTGAGCTGCTGAGCATCGCTCGCTCGCTGACGGTGGTGCGTGTTCGAGACACAGTGTGTGCCTTGGCTGTCGGCGTGCTGGCCGATGATGTGGAGCGGTTGTGGTTGGCGCTGAGTCGACTGCTGCCTGCCCCCTGGCGCGCGGCGGCGTTGGTGTTGTTTGGCTTCAGCGCCTATGTGCGGGGCGACGGTCCGCTGGCCGGTGTCGCTCTGGAGGCGGCGCTGATCGTCGAGCCGGAGCATCGTTTGGGGCAGCTGCTGATGTCTGCGCTGCGTGCGGGTATGCGCCCCGATGAGATTCGCACCCTGGCCGACACTGGTTTCCGGCTCGCCCATGAGTTGGGTATCAGCTTGCCGCCCAGGAGCATCCAGGGATCCGGAGGAGGGTGCTAG
- a CDS encoding DUF1611 domain-containing protein has translation MSSLASGTPFLDASERSEGVLPAAPFALPTGSTAIVYCEGQFGEQDGKTANGLVRHSEKYEILSVIDSLRAGVDAGKFLDGTANGIPVLASLAESIAHAGHVPDYLICGLAPADGLLSSAQRVVLLDGIARGMHIINGLHEFLNDDAEFAAAAVIAGVTITDVRRPKEKRDLHLFSGRIFDVTCPRITILGTDGAIGKRTTATLLVQALNARGIKAVMVGTGQTTLIQGGKYGVALDALVPQFCSGEVEHQVVAAFEGENPDVIVVEGQGALSHPAYITSAHILRGSRPAGVIVQHAPKRKVLGDFPMVPMPTAASEIALIEAFADTRVIGVTINHEEMTEDELNDAISEHHSALGLPVTDPLTRPSSDLVDMVLAAFPALAAKLAGKADTTTPV, from the coding sequence ATGTCTTCACTCGCAAGCGGTACACCCTTTCTCGATGCCTCCGAACGGAGCGAAGGGGTCCTTCCGGCAGCCCCCTTCGCGCTGCCTACTGGTTCCACCGCGATCGTCTACTGCGAGGGTCAGTTCGGGGAGCAGGACGGCAAGACCGCCAACGGCCTGGTCCGGCACTCGGAGAAGTACGAGATCCTCAGTGTCATCGACAGCCTCCGGGCCGGAGTAGATGCCGGGAAATTCCTGGATGGCACCGCGAACGGCATCCCGGTGCTGGCGTCGCTCGCCGAGTCCATCGCTCACGCCGGCCACGTACCTGACTACCTGATCTGTGGGCTGGCGCCTGCCGACGGCCTACTGTCGAGCGCGCAGCGGGTCGTGTTGCTCGACGGCATCGCCCGCGGCATGCACATCATCAACGGCCTGCACGAGTTCCTCAACGACGATGCCGAATTCGCGGCGGCAGCGGTCATCGCCGGCGTCACCATCACCGATGTACGCCGACCGAAAGAAAAGCGCGACCTACACCTGTTCTCCGGCCGGATCTTCGACGTCACCTGCCCCAGGATCACGATCCTGGGAACGGACGGGGCGATCGGGAAGCGCACCACCGCCACCTTGCTGGTCCAGGCGCTGAACGCGCGCGGCATCAAGGCGGTCATGGTCGGCACCGGTCAAACCACCTTGATCCAGGGCGGGAAGTACGGCGTCGCGCTGGATGCGCTGGTCCCCCAGTTCTGCTCGGGCGAGGTCGAGCACCAGGTCGTCGCCGCGTTCGAGGGTGAGAACCCTGACGTGATCGTGGTCGAGGGGCAGGGCGCGCTCAGCCACCCCGCGTACATCACGTCGGCGCACATCCTGCGTGGCAGCCGCCCGGCCGGCGTCATCGTGCAGCACGCGCCTAAGCGCAAGGTGCTCGGCGACTTCCCGATGGTGCCGATGCCGACCGCCGCCAGCGAGATCGCACTGATCGAGGCGTTCGCCGATACCCGCGTCATCGGGGTCACGATCAACCACGAGGAAATGACCGAAGACGAGCTGAACGACGCGATTTCCGAGCATCATTCGGCGCTCGGCCTCCCGGTGACCGATCCTCTGACGCGCCCTTCCTCGGATCTGGTCGACATGGTCCTGGCGGCCTTCCCCGCGCTCGCGGCAAAGCTCGCAGGGAAAGCCGACACGACAACCCCCGTGTGA
- a CDS encoding alanine/ornithine racemase family PLP-dependent enzyme: MTLRLETDLGKLEQNTRILVDRLALTGIRVTGITKAVLGSPAVGAAMLRGGARGLGDSRVSNLARLSALDRLPLRTLIRSPMLSQVARIVDVADISLNTEAVVLAALDQAASQQKRMHAVVLMVELGDLREGIAPADAPEAVRAVLGHSSLRLVGLGANLACQNGVVPDDRNMGILTGLANDIETLHGISLDVVSGGNSANLNWALHTHDVGRIDELRLGEAILLGVDPLYRTPIPGLHTDAFTLSAEVIEVAMKPAQPWGHRAQAAFGVAPVRTGSVTVHQAILALGRQDVDPDGLQPPEGITILGMSSDHLVVDLGDHSVAVGDEIDFGVGYGALVRAMTSPFVTKIEHLGRSVAPGAA, translated from the coding sequence GTGACACTTCGGCTCGAGACCGATCTGGGCAAGCTCGAGCAGAACACCCGGATCCTGGTTGACCGGCTCGCCTTGACGGGCATCCGGGTCACGGGGATCACCAAGGCCGTGTTGGGCTCGCCGGCAGTCGGCGCAGCGATGCTGCGTGGCGGCGCCCGTGGCCTCGGCGACTCCCGAGTTTCGAATCTCGCTCGGCTGTCGGCGCTCGACCGATTACCGCTGCGCACATTGATCCGTTCACCCATGCTCAGCCAGGTGGCGCGGATCGTTGACGTCGCCGATATCAGTCTGAATACCGAGGCCGTCGTGCTGGCGGCGCTCGATCAGGCCGCGTCCCAGCAGAAGCGGATGCACGCCGTCGTACTCATGGTCGAGTTAGGTGACCTGCGCGAGGGCATTGCGCCCGCCGACGCCCCCGAGGCCGTGCGAGCAGTCCTCGGCCACTCTTCGCTACGGCTCGTCGGGCTCGGCGCCAACCTCGCTTGTCAGAACGGTGTGGTGCCTGACGACCGGAACATGGGCATCCTCACCGGGCTCGCCAACGACATCGAGACACTGCACGGGATTTCGCTCGACGTGGTCTCAGGCGGCAACTCGGCGAACCTGAACTGGGCGCTGCACACCCACGACGTCGGCCGGATCGACGAACTTCGACTCGGCGAAGCCATCCTTCTCGGCGTCGACCCGCTGTATCGGACACCGATCCCCGGCCTGCACACGGACGCCTTCACCTTGAGCGCCGAGGTCATCGAGGTCGCCATGAAACCGGCTCAACCCTGGGGACATCGCGCTCAGGCGGCCTTCGGCGTGGCGCCGGTCCGCACCGGCAGCGTGACCGTGCACCAAGCAATCCTGGCCCTCGGTCGCCAGGATGTGGACCCCGATGGCCTGCAGCCACCCGAGGGCATCACGATCCTCGGGATGAGCAGCGACCACCTGGTGGTCGACCTCGGTGATCACTCCGTCGCGGTCGGCGACGAGATCGATTTCGGTGTCGGCTACGGCGCGCTCGTGCGGGCGATGACGTCACCCTTCGTCACCAAGATCGAGCACCTTGGCCGTTCCGTCGCGCCCGGGGCGGCTTAG
- the sthA gene encoding Si-specific NAD(P)(+) transhydrogenase, which translates to MTNGLRPSGSSAADTPTYDLVVIGSGPGGQKAAIAAAKLGKSVAVIERDNMLGGVCTNTGTIPSKTLREAVLYLTGMNQRELYGASYRVKANITPEDLLARTEHVIRKEIEVVRAQLLRNRIDLITGIGRFADEHTVIVEETSRGERTTLHADYVVLATGTKPARPSGVAFDERRVLDSDGILDLRFIPVSMVVVGAGVIGIEYASMFAALGTKVTVVEKRDSMLDFCDPEVVEALRFHLRDLAVTFRFGEEVTTVDVNDSGTMTTLASGKQIPADTVMYSAGRQGQTDQLDLARAGLEADNRGRIWVDANFQTKVDHIYAVGDVIGFPALAATSMDQGRLAAYHAFGEPSKGMTDLQPIGIYSIPEMSYVGATEVELTKNAIPYEVGVSRYRELARGQIAGDSYGMLKLLVSTEDLKLLGIHIFGSDATDLVHIGQAVMGCGGTVEYLVDAVFNYPTFSEAYKVAALDVMNKIRALNQFKA; encoded by the coding sequence ATGACCAACGGTCTTCGCCCAAGCGGCTCATCCGCGGCCGACACTCCCACATACGACCTCGTCGTCATCGGCTCCGGTCCCGGCGGCCAGAAGGCCGCCATCGCCGCCGCCAAGCTGGGCAAATCGGTGGCGGTGATCGAGCGTGACAACATGCTCGGCGGTGTCTGTACCAACACCGGAACGATCCCGTCCAAGACGCTGCGCGAGGCCGTGCTCTACCTGACCGGCATGAACCAGCGCGAGCTGTACGGCGCGAGCTACCGGGTGAAGGCCAACATCACCCCCGAGGATCTGCTGGCGCGCACCGAGCACGTCATCCGCAAGGAGATCGAGGTGGTGCGCGCCCAGCTGCTGCGCAACCGCATTGATTTGATTACCGGCATCGGGCGGTTCGCCGATGAGCACACCGTCATCGTCGAGGAAACCTCCCGTGGCGAGCGCACCACCCTGCATGCCGATTACGTCGTGCTGGCCACCGGCACGAAACCCGCCCGTCCTTCAGGTGTGGCCTTCGACGAGCGACGAGTCCTCGACTCGGACGGCATCCTGGACCTGCGCTTCATCCCGGTATCGATGGTTGTGGTCGGCGCGGGCGTCATCGGAATCGAGTACGCCTCCATGTTCGCCGCTTTGGGCACCAAGGTGACCGTGGTGGAGAAACGCGACTCGATGCTCGACTTCTGTGATCCCGAAGTCGTTGAGGCCCTTCGCTTTCACCTGCGGGACTTGGCAGTGACGTTCCGCTTCGGCGAGGAGGTCACCACCGTCGACGTCAATGACTCCGGCACCATGACCACCTTGGCCAGCGGCAAGCAAATCCCCGCCGATACCGTGATGTACTCCGCGGGGCGACAGGGTCAGACCGATCAGCTCGACCTTGCTCGGGCGGGCCTCGAAGCCGACAACCGCGGCCGGATCTGGGTCGACGCGAATTTTCAGACCAAGGTCGATCACATCTACGCGGTGGGCGACGTGATCGGCTTCCCGGCGCTGGCAGCCACCTCGATGGACCAGGGCCGCCTGGCGGCGTACCACGCGTTCGGCGAGCCCTCGAAGGGCATGACCGATCTGCAGCCCATCGGGATCTACTCGATCCCCGAGATGTCCTATGTGGGTGCCACCGAGGTTGAACTCACCAAGAACGCGATTCCCTATGAGGTGGGAGTCTCGCGTTACCGCGAGCTGGCGCGCGGACAGATCGCCGGGGATTCCTACGGCATGCTCAAGCTGCTGGTGTCCACCGAGGATCTCAAGCTGCTCGGGATACACATCTTCGGCTCCGATGCCACCGACCTGGTCCACATCGGACAGGCCGTCATGGGCTGCGGCGGTACCGTCGAGTACCTGGTCGACGCGGTTTTCAACTACCCCACGTTCTCCGAGGCGTACAAGGTCGCCGCGCTCGATGTGATGAACAAGATTCGCGCACTCAACCAGTTCAAGGCCTAA
- a CDS encoding proteasome assembly chaperone family protein, with translation MASSSDGEPQPYRPDQSGMYELEFPGPQLASADGRGPILVHALQGFSDSGHAVKLAAAHLRDTLESELVASFAIDDLLDYRSRRPVMTFKSDHFTEYATPELNLYALKDTKGTPFLLLAGLEPDLKWERFVTAIRLLAEQLGVRKTIGLGAIPMAVPHTRPITLTAHGNDRKTLDEHPGWIDEVQVPGSASNLLEYRLAQHGHEVIGFAVHVPHYLAQTDYPEASQRLLEEVARTGELDLPLQELTEAAGKVRNQINEQVEGSEEVAQVVHALERQYDAFVSAQENRSLLARDEDLPSGDELAGEFERFLAEQAKFGEDPSADGPIL, from the coding sequence ATGGCAAGCAGTAGTGACGGAGAGCCGCAGCCGTACAGACCGGATCAGAGCGGCATGTACGAGTTGGAATTTCCGGGGCCCCAGCTGGCGTCCGCCGACGGGCGCGGCCCGATTCTGGTGCACGCGTTGCAGGGCTTCTCCGACTCCGGCCATGCCGTGAAGCTGGCCGCGGCGCATCTGCGCGACACACTGGAGAGCGAGCTGGTTGCGTCGTTCGCCATCGACGATCTGCTCGACTACCGGTCGCGCCGGCCGGTGATGACGTTCAAGAGCGATCATTTCACGGAGTACGCCACCCCCGAGCTCAACCTGTACGCACTCAAGGACACCAAAGGCACGCCGTTTCTGTTACTGGCCGGCCTGGAGCCGGATCTGAAGTGGGAACGGTTCGTCACGGCGATCCGACTGCTGGCCGAGCAGCTCGGTGTACGCAAGACCATTGGGCTGGGCGCAATTCCGATGGCGGTTCCGCACACTCGCCCCATCACCCTCACCGCCCACGGCAACGACCGCAAGACGCTCGATGAGCATCCCGGCTGGATCGATGAGGTTCAGGTGCCGGGCAGTGCATCGAACCTGTTGGAGTACCGGCTGGCCCAACATGGCCACGAGGTCATCGGGTTCGCCGTCCACGTTCCGCATTACCTGGCACAGACCGACTACCCGGAGGCCTCACAACGCCTGCTGGAGGAAGTGGCCAGGACCGGCGAGCTGGATCTTCCGCTGCAGGAGCTCACCGAGGCTGCAGGCAAGGTGCGAAACCAGATCAACGAGCAGGTGGAAGGCAGCGAGGAAGTGGCCCAGGTGGTCCATGCGCTGGAACGCCAATACGACGCCTTTGTCTCGGCGCAGGAGAACCGCTCGTTGCTGGCACGAGACGAGGACTTGCCGAGCGGCGACGAGCTTGCCGGAGAATTCGAGAGATTCCTCGCCGAACAGGCCAAGTTCGGTGAGGATCCGTCCGCCGACGGCCCGATTCTCTAG
- a CDS encoding alpha/beta fold hydrolase has translation MNPPPRLLRPVPDTEHADGDDTVQPTSDTTTRPRMAFRTIHGYRRAFRIAGSGPALLLIHGIGDNSATWDSVHAQLAEHFTVIAPDLLGHGQSDKPRADYSVAAYANGMRDLLAVLDIDKVTVVGHSLGGGVAMQFTYQFPHLVERLILVSPGGVTKDVNIVLRCASLPFVGDALGLLRLPLAMPMIRLSGAVARATLGRAGMARDIPDVLRVLADLPEPRASAAFTRTLRAVVDWRGQVVTMLDRCYLTESVPVQLIWGSDDLVIPVSHGHLAHAAMPGATLEIFDRSGHFPFHDDPERFIAVVRQFIASTEPAEYDEDELRRLLRTGVTEGTISGAARTRMAVLDAMGTDERSAT, from the coding sequence ATGAATCCACCACCGAGGCTCCTGCGTCCGGTGCCGGATACCGAGCACGCCGACGGTGACGACACGGTCCAACCCACTTCCGATACGACAACGCGACCCCGGATGGCGTTCCGCACCATCCACGGTTATCGGCGCGCCTTCAGAATTGCGGGATCGGGACCTGCGCTGCTGCTGATCCACGGGATCGGCGACAACTCGGCCACCTGGGACAGCGTGCATGCACAGCTCGCCGAGCATTTCACCGTGATCGCCCCGGACCTGCTGGGCCACGGGCAGTCCGACAAGCCGCGCGCCGACTACTCGGTGGCGGCCTACGCCAACGGGATGCGGGACCTGCTGGCCGTACTGGATATCGACAAGGTCACCGTGGTCGGGCATTCGCTGGGCGGCGGCGTCGCGATGCAATTCACCTACCAGTTCCCCCATCTGGTCGAGCGACTCATTCTGGTCTCGCCGGGCGGGGTGACCAAGGACGTCAACATCGTATTGCGTTGCGCATCATTGCCCTTCGTCGGAGATGCGCTCGGGCTACTCAGGCTACCGCTGGCGATGCCGATGATCCGGCTCAGCGGAGCGGTGGCCCGCGCGACGCTGGGGCGGGCGGGAATGGCCCGCGACATCCCCGATGTGCTGCGCGTTCTCGCAGATCTGCCCGAACCCCGGGCCTCGGCCGCCTTCACCCGGACACTGCGCGCCGTGGTTGATTGGCGCGGCCAGGTAGTAACCATGCTGGACCGATGTTATTTGACTGAATCTGTTCCTGTGCAGCTCATTTGGGGCAGCGATGATCTGGTAATCCCCGTCAGCCATGGCCATCTGGCCCACGCCGCGATGCCCGGCGCAACACTGGAGATCTTCGACCGCTCCGGACATTTCCCGTTCCACGACGACCCCGAGCGATTCATCGCCGTCGTTCGCCAATTCATCGCCTCCACCGAGCCCGCCGAATACGACGAGGATGAATTGCGCCGATTGTTGCGCACCGGGGTCACCGAAGGCACGATCAGCGGGGCCGCGCGTACCCGGATGGCGGTGCTCGATGCCATGGGCACAGACGAACGCAGCGCCACCTAG